A single region of the Streptomyces sp. NBC_00236 genome encodes:
- a CDS encoding DEAD/DEAH box helicase — MSPFPIQEMTLPVALSGSDVIGQAKTGTGKTLGFGLPLLERVTVLADVEAGRAQPEKLTDAPQALIVVPTRELCQQVTNDLQTAGKVRNVRVLAIYGGRAYEPQVEALKKGVDIIVGTPGRLLDLAGQRKLDLSHVRALVLDEADEMLDLGFLPDVERIITMLPAKRQTMLFSATMPGAVISLARRYMSQPTHINATSPDDEGTTVKNTAQYVYRAHNMDKPEMVSRILQANGRGLAMIFCRTKRTAADIAEQLEKRGFASGAVHGDLGQGAREQALRAFRNGKVDVLVCTDVAARGIDVEGVTHVINYQSPEDEKTYLHRIGRTGRAGAKGIAITLVDWDDIPRWQLINKALDLKFPDPPETYSTSPHLYEQLDIPAGTKGVLPRTERTRAGLRAEEIEDLGETGGRGRKSAAASAPAVREERPARTPRQRRRTRGGSSAEEGAVTVPAPATEIAEAPEATDGPSEPRTPRRRRRSRVGAAEIAAADVAAEAAVAVAEAPAVVIDTEPEVAPEPKKRTRTRAAKAEVVVDAEPEAEVVAEAKPRRRRARVAKPAEEADFQTAPVAEPAPVAATVTKPRRRARVIKPAEDEVDFQIAPIAEPEPDARSRRRPRAAAKPKTETVAQAPAAEGEAKPRRRRAPRTAAAKSEG; from the coding sequence ATGTCCCCCTTCCCCATCCAGGAGATGACGCTCCCCGTAGCGCTCTCCGGCTCCGATGTCATCGGACAGGCCAAGACCGGCACCGGCAAGACGCTCGGTTTCGGCCTGCCGCTGCTGGAGCGCGTCACCGTCCTCGCGGACGTCGAGGCGGGCCGGGCACAGCCCGAGAAGCTGACCGACGCCCCCCAGGCGCTGATCGTCGTCCCGACCCGCGAGCTCTGCCAGCAGGTCACCAACGACCTGCAGACCGCCGGCAAGGTGCGTAACGTCCGCGTGCTCGCCATCTACGGCGGCCGGGCGTACGAGCCCCAGGTCGAGGCCCTCAAGAAGGGCGTCGACATCATCGTCGGCACCCCGGGCCGACTGCTCGACCTGGCCGGACAGCGCAAGCTGGACCTGTCGCACGTCCGCGCCCTCGTCCTCGACGAGGCCGACGAGATGCTCGACCTGGGCTTCCTGCCGGACGTCGAGCGCATCATCACGATGCTGCCGGCGAAGCGCCAGACGATGCTGTTCTCGGCGACCATGCCGGGCGCGGTCATCAGCCTCGCGCGCCGCTACATGTCGCAGCCGACCCACATCAACGCCACGTCGCCCGACGACGAGGGCACGACGGTCAAGAACACCGCGCAGTACGTCTACCGCGCGCACAACATGGACAAGCCGGAGATGGTCTCGCGCATCCTGCAGGCCAACGGCCGCGGACTCGCGATGATCTTCTGCCGCACCAAGCGCACCGCGGCCGACATCGCCGAGCAGCTGGAGAAGCGCGGCTTCGCCTCCGGCGCCGTCCACGGCGACCTCGGCCAGGGCGCCCGCGAGCAGGCGCTGCGCGCCTTCCGCAACGGCAAGGTCGACGTGCTGGTCTGTACCGACGTCGCGGCCCGCGGTATCGATGTCGAGGGTGTCACCCACGTCATCAACTACCAGTCGCCCGAGGACGAGAAGACCTATCTGCACCGGATCGGCCGGACCGGCCGCGCGGGTGCCAAGGGCATCGCGATCACGCTGGTCGACTGGGACGACATCCCGCGCTGGCAGCTGATCAACAAGGCCCTGGACCTGAAGTTCCCGGACCCGCCGGAGACGTACTCCACCTCGCCGCACCTGTACGAGCAGCTGGACATCCCGGCCGGCACCAAGGGTGTCCTGCCGCGTACCGAGCGGACCCGTGCGGGTCTGCGGGCCGAGGAGATCGAGGACCTCGGCGAGACGGGCGGCCGCGGCCGCAAGTCCGCCGCCGCGTCGGCCCCCGCGGTCCGCGAGGAGCGCCCCGCGCGTACGCCGCGTCAGCGTCGTCGCACCCGGGGCGGTTCGAGTGCGGAGGAGGGCGCCGTGACGGTGCCCGCACCCGCCACGGAGATCGCCGAGGCCCCCGAGGCCACGGACGGCCCGTCCGAGCCGCGCACCCCGCGCCGTCGCCGGCGCAGCCGTGTCGGTGCCGCGGAGATCGCAGCCGCCGACGTCGCAGCCGAGGCAGCCGTGGCGGTGGCGGAGGCTCCGGCCGTGGTCATCGACACCGAGCCCGAGGTCGCTCCCGAGCCGAAGAAGCGGACGAGGACCAGGGCCGCCAAGGCCGAGGTCGTGGTCGACGCCGAGCCGGAGGCCGAGGTGGTGGCCGAGGCCAAGCCGCGTCGCCGCCGTGCCCGGGTCGCCAAGCCCGCGGAGGAGGCCGACTTCCAGACCGCCCCCGTGGCCGAGCCGGCGCCCGTCGCCGCGACGGTGACCAAGCCGCGCCGCCGCGCCCGGGTGATCAAGCCCGCCGAGGACGAGGTCGACTTCCAGATCGCGCCGATCGCCGAGCCGGAGCCGGACGCCAGGTCGCGCCGTCGCCCCC
- a CDS encoding ferritin-like fold-containing protein: METPDNATEAPASTRIADQDWATASAEPQYRAAVVDLLGALAYGELAAFERLAEDAKLAPTLADKAELAKMASAEFHHFERLTDRLTAIEVEPTGAMEPFAKALDDFHRQTAPSDWLEGLVKAYVGDSIASDFYREVAARLDSDTRSLVLAVLDDTGHGNFAVEKVRAAIEADPRLGGRLALWARRLMGEALSQAQRVVADRDALSTMLVGGVADGFDLAEVGRMFSRITEAHTKRMAALGLAA; this comes from the coding sequence ATGGAGACGCCTGACAACGCCACTGAAGCCCCCGCATCCACCAGAATCGCCGACCAGGACTGGGCCACCGCGTCCGCCGAGCCGCAGTACCGGGCCGCCGTCGTCGACCTGCTGGGAGCGCTCGCCTACGGGGAACTGGCGGCCTTCGAGCGGCTCGCCGAGGACGCGAAACTCGCACCGACCCTGGCCGACAAGGCGGAGCTGGCGAAGATGGCGTCCGCGGAATTCCACCACTTCGAGCGGCTCACGGACCGGCTGACCGCGATCGAGGTGGAGCCGACGGGTGCCATGGAGCCGTTCGCCAAGGCCCTCGACGACTTCCACCGACAGACCGCGCCGTCGGACTGGCTGGAGGGTCTGGTCAAGGCCTATGTCGGCGACTCGATCGCCAGCGACTTCTACCGCGAGGTCGCGGCCCGGCTCGACTCGGACACCCGCTCCCTCGTCCTCGCCGTGCTCGATGACACGGGACACGGCAACTTCGCCGTCGAGAAGGTGCGCGCCGCGATCGAGGCGGACCCGAGGCTCGGCGGCCGGCTCGCGCTGTGGGCGCGCCGGCTGATGGGCGAGGCGCTCTCGCAGGCGCAGCGGGTGGTGGCCGACCGCGACGCGCTGTCGACCATGCTGGTGGGCGGGGTGGCCGACGGATTCGACCTGGCCGAGGTCGGCCGGATGTTCTCCCGGATCACCGAGGCGCACACCAAGCGGATGGCCGCCCTGGGGCTGGCCGCGTAG
- a CDS encoding DUF3107 domain-containing protein — protein MEVKIGVQHTPREIVLESGLSAEEVESAVSEALAGKAQLLSLTDEKGRKVLVPADRIAYVEIGEPSTRRVGFGAL, from the coding sequence GTGGAGGTCAAGATCGGGGTGCAGCACACGCCCCGGGAGATCGTTCTGGAGAGCGGGCTTTCCGCCGAAGAGGTCGAGAGCGCGGTTTCCGAGGCTCTCGCCGGCAAGGCGCAGCTGCTCAGCCTCACGGACGAGAAGGGCCGCAAGGTCCTGGTGCCGGCCGACCGGATCGCCTACGTGGAGATCGGCGAGCCCAGCACACGACGGGTGGGGTTCGGCGCGCTGTAG
- a CDS encoding TetR/AcrR family transcriptional regulator — translation MTAIEQTEAARPRGTRLPRRARRNQLLGAAQEVFVAQGYHSAAMDDIAERAGVSKPVLYQHFPGKLELYLALLDQHCESLLLAVRTALASTTDNKLRVAATMDAYFAYVEDEGGAFRLVFESDLTNEPAVRERVDRVSLQCAEAISDVIAGDTGLSKEESMLLAVGLGGVSQVVARYWLSSRSAIPRDTAVQLLTSLAWRGIAGFPLHGLDQH, via the coding sequence GTGACAGCCATCGAGCAGACCGAGGCGGCGCGCCCGCGGGGCACTCGTTTGCCCCGCCGCGCCCGACGCAATCAGCTCCTGGGTGCTGCGCAGGAGGTCTTCGTCGCGCAGGGGTACCACTCCGCCGCGATGGACGACATCGCGGAGCGGGCCGGAGTCAGCAAGCCGGTGCTCTACCAGCACTTCCCGGGCAAGCTTGAGCTCTATCTGGCCCTGCTCGACCAGCACTGCGAGTCGCTGCTCCTCGCGGTGCGCACGGCGCTGGCGTCGACGACCGACAACAAGCTGCGCGTGGCCGCGACGATGGACGCCTACTTCGCGTACGTCGAGGACGAGGGCGGCGCGTTCCGGCTGGTCTTCGAGTCGGACCTGACCAACGAGCCCGCCGTGCGCGAGCGGGTCGACCGGGTCTCGCTGCAGTGCGCCGAGGCGATCTCGGACGTGATCGCGGGTGACACGGGGCTCTCCAAGGAGGAGTCCATGCTGCTCGCGGTCGGGCTGGGCGGGGTGTCCCAGGTGGTCGCCCGCTACTGGCTCTCCAGCCGCTCCGCCATCCCGCGCGACACGGCGGTGCAGCTCCTCACCTCGCTGGCCTGGCGGGGTATCGCGGGCTTCCCGCTGCACGGCCTCGATCAGCACTGA
- a CDS encoding alpha/beta fold hydrolase has translation MSSTELPGVRAAAAAVAPTVSAVRVAEGERLRSVTLPGLTLTVRSRPPERTGLPPALFVHGLGGSSQNWSALMPLLQDVLDSEAVDLPGFGDSPPPDDGNYSVTGHARAVIRFLDAGERGPVHLFGNSLGGAVATRVAAVRPDLVRTLTLISPALPELRVQLSAAPTALLAVPGVVSLFARMTRDWSAEQRTRGVMALCYGDPARVSADAFRHAVAEMERRLALPYFWDAMARSARGIVDAYTLGGQHGLWRQAERVLAPVQLVYGGRDRLVSYRMARRASAAFRDARLLTLPDAGHVAMMEYPEAVAQAFRELLDECGGS, from the coding sequence ATGTCTTCGACCGAGCTGCCGGGAGTCCGTGCCGCCGCCGCAGCGGTGGCCCCCACGGTGAGCGCCGTCAGAGTCGCGGAGGGGGAGAGGCTACGCTCCGTCACGCTGCCCGGGCTGACGCTGACCGTCCGTTCGCGGCCGCCGGAGCGGACCGGTCTGCCGCCCGCGCTCTTCGTGCACGGACTCGGCGGCTCCTCGCAGAACTGGTCGGCGCTGATGCCGCTGCTCCAGGACGTGCTGGACAGCGAGGCGGTCGACCTGCCGGGTTTCGGGGACTCCCCGCCGCCGGACGACGGCAACTACTCGGTCACCGGCCACGCCCGCGCGGTGATCCGCTTCCTCGACGCCGGGGAGCGCGGCCCCGTGCACCTGTTCGGCAACTCGCTGGGCGGCGCGGTGGCGACCCGGGTCGCGGCGGTCCGCCCCGACCTGGTGCGCACCCTCACCCTGATCTCGCCCGCGCTCCCCGAGCTCCGGGTGCAGCTGTCGGCCGCACCGACGGCACTGCTCGCCGTTCCGGGAGTCGTGTCCCTGTTCGCCCGGATGACCCGGGACTGGAGCGCGGAACAACGCACCCGCGGAGTCATGGCACTCTGTTACGGCGATCCGGCACGTGTCTCCGCCGACGCCTTCCGTCACGCGGTGGCCGAAATGGAGCGGCGGCTGGCGCTGCCGTACTTCTGGGACGCGATGGCGCGTTCGGCACGCGGCATCGTCGACGCGTACACACTGGGCGGGCAGCACGGGCTGTGGCGCCAGGCCGAGCGGGTGCTCGCACCCGTCCAGCTCGTGTACGGCGGACGGGACCGGCTCGTCTCGTACCGGATGGCACGCAGGGCGTCCGCGGCCTTCCGCGATGCGCGACTGCTGACACTGCCCGACGCCGGGCACGTGGCGATGATGGAGTACCCGGAGGCGGTCGCCCAGGCGTTCCGGGAACTGCTCGACGAATGCGGCGGGAGCTGA
- a CDS encoding DUF3152 domain-containing protein yields MRRELIRGVGRHSRKGPAPRAPETGPSEANAEAGREGARPAAGSGRRRRPGEAAPGADGHTPFQGVPQVRGGHPEQREPGGGWGTGPLGRYGDRPAPPHGTGTGRIGSQARTQATGRPQNPQGPRSPQTPRNAQETAAGPLIPGPRREFVEAFDSPPAPPAPRRSAATPSGPDDPYRSVTDWDEHPPDADDRARAPGDDAKGTKGGKGRTFTGIAAAAVTTVLAVVVAGQVAHDDSRRSAAAQPAGVDRDGEGDASRSDVRTTPSPEVAAKPLSYEQKMAKAYPLAPKLTASGKFQTVAGTAKAPGKGQKYRYRIDVEYGLGLDSALFAQAVQKTLNDDRSWAHDGDMTFERISTGKPDFVITLASPGTTGEWCEKSGLDTMEDNVSCDSAATERVMINAYRWAQGSSTFGPDKLFAYRQMLINHEVGHRLGHNHVSCGTKGALAPVMQQQTKSLDLNGIKCLPNAWVYPKG; encoded by the coding sequence ATGCGGCGGGAGCTGATCCGGGGCGTGGGACGACACAGCCGAAAGGGCCCTGCGCCCAGGGCGCCCGAGACAGGGCCCTCCGAGGCGAACGCGGAAGCGGGGCGCGAGGGCGCCCGGCCCGCAGCCGGCAGCGGCCGGCGCAGACGGCCGGGCGAAGCGGCTCCCGGCGCCGACGGTCACACGCCGTTCCAGGGCGTCCCCCAGGTGCGCGGCGGCCATCCCGAACAGCGTGAACCCGGCGGCGGCTGGGGAACCGGGCCCCTCGGGCGGTACGGCGACCGCCCGGCCCCGCCCCACGGCACGGGAACGGGCCGCATCGGCAGCCAGGCGCGGACCCAGGCGACCGGGCGGCCGCAGAACCCGCAGGGCCCGCGCAGTCCTCAGACACCTCGGAATGCGCAGGAGACCGCAGCCGGGCCGCTGATACCGGGACCGCGGCGTGAGTTCGTCGAGGCCTTCGACAGCCCGCCGGCCCCGCCCGCACCCCGCCGCTCGGCCGCGACGCCTTCCGGTCCGGACGATCCGTACCGCTCCGTCACCGACTGGGACGAGCACCCGCCGGACGCGGACGACCGCGCGCGGGCTCCCGGCGACGACGCCAAGGGCACCAAGGGCGGCAAGGGCCGCACCTTCACCGGTATCGCCGCGGCCGCCGTGACGACCGTGCTCGCGGTGGTCGTGGCCGGCCAGGTCGCCCATGACGACAGCCGCCGGTCCGCCGCGGCGCAGCCCGCGGGCGTGGACCGGGACGGCGAGGGCGACGCCTCGCGCTCGGACGTCCGGACGACGCCCAGCCCCGAGGTGGCGGCCAAGCCCCTTTCGTACGAGCAGAAGATGGCCAAGGCGTATCCGCTGGCCCCGAAGCTCACCGCATCGGGGAAGTTCCAGACCGTCGCGGGGACGGCGAAGGCTCCGGGCAAGGGGCAGAAGTACCGCTATCGGATCGATGTCGAGTACGGGCTCGGACTGGACTCCGCGCTCTTCGCCCAGGCGGTCCAGAAAACTCTGAATGATGACCGGAGTTGGGCCCACGACGGCGACATGACCTTCGAACGGATTTCCACCGGGAAGCCGGATTTCGTGATCACGCTGGCGAGTCCGGGGACCACGGGTGAATGGTGCGAGAAGTCGGGGCTGGACACGATGGAGGACAACGTCTCCTGTGACTCCGCCGCCACCGAGCGCGTGATGATCAACGCATACCGCTGGGCCCAGGGTTCGTCCACCTTCGGGCCGGACAAGCTCTTCGCCTACCGGCAGATGCTGATCAACCACGAGGTCGGCCACCGGCTGGGGCACAACCATGTGAGCTGCGGCACGAAGGGTGCCCTCGCTCCGGTGATGCAGCAGCAGACCAAGTCGCTCGACCTCAACGGCATCAAATGCCTCCCCAACGCCTGGGTGTACCCGAAGGGTTGA
- a CDS encoding Ms4533A family Cys-rich leader peptide has protein sequence MSRTPVTTDRAAIELALIGVTGHSVADIDCC, from the coding sequence ATGTCACGCACCCCCGTCACCACCGATCGCGCAGCCATCGAGCTCGCGCTCATCGGCGTGACCGGGCACAGCGTCGCCGACATCGACTGTTGCTGA
- a CDS encoding ABC transporter substrate-binding protein, with product MRHPSVISRRVAAAAAVLAVAAGAAACGPEGSSKGSDDTSGAAGAPKKGGTLTVLNSSPQDDFDPARLYTSGGGNVPSLVFRTLTTRNREDGAAGSKVVPDLATDLGTPSKNATVWTYTLKDNLKYEDGSAITSADIKYGIERSFAAELSGGAPYLRDWLIGGAGYQGPYKDKKGLASIETPDAKTIVFHLNKPEGEFPFLATQTQTTPVPKAKDTGTKYEEHPLSSGPYKVVRNEGDGERLVLERNTHWSAATDEERKAYPDRIDVRSGLDSAVINQRLSASQGADAAAVTTDTNLGPAELAKVTGDKKLAARVGTGHFGYTNYIAFNPKVKPFDNPKVRQAISYAVDRASVVNAAGGSSLAEPATTFLPDQDSFGHTPYDAFPAGKNGNAAKARELLKEAGYPDGLTVTLTHNNDKNYATSPEIATALQEGLKKAGITVKLRGLEDNAYSDTVYNVKTEPGFFLGGWGADWPSGGPFFAPIFDGRQIVKAGYNFNSAQLDDPAVNKEIDEINKLTDLSAAADRWGALDKKVGAQALTVPLFHPVYKRLYGESVKNVVISDWTGVLDISQVAVK from the coding sequence ATGCGTCATCCGTCCGTCATATCGCGCCGCGTAGCAGCGGCCGCCGCAGTCCTCGCCGTGGCCGCGGGCGCCGCGGCCTGCGGCCCCGAGGGCAGCAGCAAGGGCAGCGACGACACCTCCGGCGCGGCGGGCGCCCCCAAGAAGGGCGGCACGCTCACCGTCCTGAACAGCAGCCCGCAGGACGACTTCGACCCCGCCCGGCTCTACACCTCCGGCGGCGGCAACGTCCCCTCCCTCGTCTTCCGTACGCTCACCACCCGCAACCGGGAGGACGGCGCGGCGGGCTCGAAGGTCGTGCCCGACCTGGCGACCGACCTGGGCACGCCCAGCAAGAACGCCACCGTCTGGACGTACACGCTCAAGGACAACCTGAAGTACGAGGACGGCAGCGCGATCACGAGCGCCGACATCAAGTACGGCATCGAGCGTTCCTTCGCGGCCGAACTCTCCGGCGGCGCGCCCTACTTGCGTGACTGGCTCATCGGCGGGGCCGGCTACCAGGGCCCGTACAAGGACAAGAAGGGCCTCGCCTCGATCGAGACGCCCGACGCGAAGACCATCGTCTTCCACCTCAACAAGCCCGAGGGGGAGTTCCCCTTCCTGGCCACCCAGACGCAGACCACCCCGGTACCGAAGGCCAAGGACACCGGTACCAAGTACGAGGAGCACCCGCTCTCCTCGGGCCCGTACAAGGTCGTCAGGAACGAGGGCGACGGCGAACGCCTGGTCCTGGAGCGCAACACGCACTGGTCGGCCGCCACCGACGAGGAGCGCAAGGCCTACCCCGACCGGATCGACGTCCGCTCCGGGCTCGACTCCGCCGTCATCAACCAGCGCCTGTCCGCCTCCCAGGGCGCCGACGCGGCGGCCGTCACCACCGACACCAACCTCGGCCCGGCCGAACTCGCCAAGGTCACCGGCGACAAGAAGCTCGCCGCCCGCGTCGGCACCGGCCACTTCGGCTACACCAACTACATCGCCTTCAACCCGAAGGTGAAGCCCTTCGACAACCCGAAGGTGCGCCAGGCCATCTCGTACGCCGTCGACCGCGCCTCCGTGGTCAACGCCGCCGGCGGCTCCTCGCTCGCCGAGCCCGCCACCACCTTCCTGCCCGACCAGGACTCCTTCGGCCACACGCCCTACGACGCCTTCCCGGCCGGGAAGAACGGCAACGCCGCCAAGGCCAGGGAACTGCTGAAGGAGGCCGGATACCCCGACGGGCTGACGGTCACCCTCACGCACAACAACGACAAGAACTACGCGACCAGCCCGGAGATCGCCACCGCGCTCCAGGAAGGCCTGAAGAAGGCCGGCATCACGGTCAAGCTCCGCGGCCTGGAGGACAACGCCTACTCGGACACGGTCTACAACGTGAAGACCGAGCCCGGATTCTTCCTCGGCGGCTGGGGTGCCGACTGGCCCTCCGGCGGCCCGTTCTTCGCCCCGATCTTCGACGGACGCCAGATCGTCAAGGCCGGGTACAACTTCAACTCCGCCCAGCTGGACGATCCCGCGGTCAACAAGGAGATCGACGAGATCAACAAGCTGACCGACCTGAGCGCCGCCGCCGACCGCTGGGGCGCGCTCGACAAGAAGGTCGGTGCGCAGGCGCTGACGGTGCCGCTGTTCCACCCCGTCTACAAGCGCCTGTACGGCGAGTCCGTCAAGAACGTCGTCATCAGCGACTGGACCGGCGTGCTCGACATCTCGCAGGTCGCGGTCAAGTAG